Proteins from a single region of Crocosphaera sp. UHCC 0190:
- a CDS encoding type II restriction endonuclease, translating into MKYNSIFSEIIKCGSSEQVFDYLVNNLKESILKWDYFVNWEKVNCNFRDIEISLNLLNYLIGKENVEQEAKYLFKKHHDLVYIVPSLIAYRDKSVKILTEYKFEQFQYQEFYFDKKEKITDEVIEKVVFFLKETGFLQQISSQKIKSLTDYFLGVEVGLDTNGRKNRSGTAMEEIIEYFINSLCQRHNFQYISQANTDKIKKKFNKHLTVKNSSKKIDFVINTPHRLFLIETNFYRGGGSKLKATAGEYSDIFTQWQNDGHQFIWVTDGVGWLTAKKPLQDAFNKIDYILNLSMVQVGVLEALILDGY; encoded by the coding sequence ATGAAATATAATTCTATCTTTTCTGAGATAATCAAGTGTGGTAGTTCTGAGCAAGTATTTGATTATCTGGTCAATAACCTAAAGGAATCTATCTTAAAGTGGGATTATTTTGTCAATTGGGAAAAAGTCAATTGTAATTTTCGTGATATAGAAATTAGTCTCAATCTTTTGAACTATTTAATTGGCAAAGAAAATGTAGAACAAGAAGCTAAATATTTATTCAAAAAACATCATGATTTAGTTTATATTGTTCCTTCTTTAATTGCTTATCGAGATAAATCTGTAAAAATTTTAACGGAGTATAAATTTGAACAATTTCAGTATCAAGAGTTTTACTTTGATAAAAAAGAGAAAATAACTGATGAAGTCATTGAAAAAGTAGTATTTTTTCTGAAAGAAACAGGATTTTTACAACAAATATCTTCTCAAAAAATAAAGTCACTAACTGACTATTTTTTAGGAGTAGAAGTAGGTCTTGATACTAATGGTAGAAAAAATCGCAGTGGAACAGCAATGGAGGAAATTATAGAATATTTTATTAATTCACTTTGTCAGCGTCATAATTTCCAATATATTTCTCAAGCAAATACTGATAAAATAAAGAAAAAATTCAATAAGCATCTAACCGTTAAAAACTCATCCAAAAAGATTGATTTTGTTATCAATACACCTCATCGGTTATTTTTAATTGAAACTAATTTTTATAGAGGAGGGGGGTCAAAGCTAAAAGCAACAGCAGGGGAATATAGTGATATCTTTACTCAATGGCAAAATGATGGTCATCAATTTATTTGGGTAACAGATGGAGTCGGTTGGTTAACAGCTAAAAAACCATTGCAGGATGCGTTCAATAAAATTGATTATATTCTGAATCTTAGCATGGTTCAAGTAGGAGTTTTAGAAGCATTAATTTTAGATGGATATTAG
- a CDS encoding ImmA/IrrE family metallo-endopeptidase, with product MQIFKPFCFIPKKRIEKEATEILQRMAKTPNYQLKFPLDTSRVAEFLGLDVVWDSIPDDEKGMIAARILPLEKLIEINEMIPELRGGFGESTIAHEVGHWVLHINQSMVEKYSKLPGKKKKTLNVEPLLCRNELNLSGIEWQAQYFASCLLMPQFKLKEVCQGRNLKQWRELYHIASELGVTISNLVHRLKDVGWIELTENSREIEIKSLS from the coding sequence GTGCAGATTTTTAAGCCTTTTTGCTTTATTCCCAAAAAAAGAATTGAAAAAGAAGCAACAGAAATTTTGCAACGAATGGCAAAGACTCCCAACTATCAATTAAAATTTCCCTTAGATACGAGTCGGGTGGCAGAATTTTTAGGCTTAGATGTGGTTTGGGATAGTATTCCTGATGACGAAAAAGGGATGATAGCAGCACGAATTTTGCCTTTAGAAAAGTTAATTGAAATCAATGAAATGATTCCCGAATTAAGGGGAGGTTTTGGAGAATCAACTATTGCCCATGAAGTGGGACATTGGGTATTACATATTAATCAAAGTATGGTAGAAAAATATTCAAAGTTGCCTGGAAAAAAGAAAAAAACACTTAACGTTGAACCATTGTTATGTCGAAATGAACTTAATTTAAGTGGAATTGAATGGCAAGCTCAATATTTTGCCAGTTGTTTATTAATGCCCCAATTTAAGTTAAAAGAAGTGTGTCAAGGACGGAATTTAAAACAATGGCGAGAACTTTATCATATTGCCTCAGAATTAGGGGTGACAATTTCTAACTTAGTTCATCGCTTAAAAGATGTAGGATGGATTGAATTAACGGAAAATTCCCGTGAAATTGAAATTAAGAGTTTAAGTTGA
- a CDS encoding helix-turn-helix transcriptional regulator: MLIFSSSHRYKKFTQGETVQSFGQLIRKARKKKGYSQRELANELGIDFTYLSKLENDRADYSPKEEKIRQLASHLELEAEELIFLSGRLPEGEEDFVKQHYKTMPTLFRRMRENPKFAQKIFQEAIKEEKRGKSADF, encoded by the coding sequence ATGTTGATTTTTTCGTCAAGTCATCGTTACAAAAAATTTACCCAAGGAGAAACCGTGCAAAGTTTTGGTCAATTAATTCGTAAAGCGCGAAAGAAGAAGGGATATAGCCAAAGAGAGTTAGCGAACGAGTTAGGGATAGATTTCACCTATTTATCCAAGCTAGAAAACGATAGAGCCGATTATTCCCCTAAAGAAGAGAAAATTAGGCAGTTAGCCTCCCATCTAGAATTAGAAGCAGAGGAGTTAATTTTTCTCTCAGGGAGACTACCAGAGGGAGAGGAAGACTTTGTCAAACAACACTATAAAACCATGCCTACGTTGTTTCGGAGAATGAGAGAAAACCCTAAATTTGCTCAAAAAATCTTTCAAGAAGCCATCAAAGAAGAAAAGAGAGGTAAAAGTGCAGATTTTTAA